A DNA window from Capnocytophaga sp. ARDL2 contains the following coding sequences:
- a CDS encoding glycosyltransferase family 2 protein — MIQNYFLYIFIGITLLQILFFCIVFGKTVFTKKKALPPKRIPISVLVYVKNNKNTFIRLMSQLETQQYHNFEIVLVMHTISEEMIQVCREFAVMYENVRLANLTNDTLYNCSKSYITGIAVKAANNKHILLIDSDQTITSDQWIWQMSANFTMKKNVVIGMSHWKKEKGIFNKWLRFQQQWEWIQNLSFSRICNPFSLYPQNLGFQIENIYDKYSNIDLKTREYLGNELLFPEFAQKSNTFWCELPIVSLETPAPKNRKEWNFQKKQQYFQKNRQSWGTNIFSFLHLNSIILSYLVTPIAILLFPQYIIEIASCFVAFWAIRWMYFSIYFNKINQKDLKIWYPFFEISWLIGNIKWFPYTLKK, encoded by the coding sequence ATGATACAAAACTACTTTTTATATATTTTTATCGGAATTACGCTACTACAAATACTGTTTTTTTGCATTGTATTTGGCAAAACTGTCTTTACAAAAAAGAAAGCCTTACCTCCCAAACGCATTCCTATTTCGGTATTGGTGTATGTAAAAAACAACAAGAATACCTTTATCCGATTGATGTCTCAATTGGAAACTCAGCAATACCACAATTTTGAAATTGTCCTTGTTATGCACACGATATCAGAAGAGATGATTCAAGTGTGCCGTGAATTTGCCGTTATGTACGAAAATGTTCGTTTGGCAAATCTTACCAACGACACTTTGTATAATTGCAGCAAATCATACATTACTGGAATAGCGGTAAAAGCAGCAAACAACAAACATATTTTACTGATAGACAGTGACCAAACTATCACATCCGATCAATGGATATGGCAAATGAGTGCCAATTTTACCATGAAAAAAAATGTGGTCATCGGTATGAGTCATTGGAAAAAAGAAAAGGGAATATTCAACAAATGGTTGCGTTTTCAACAACAATGGGAATGGATACAAAATCTTTCCTTTTCAAGAATTTGTAATCCATTTAGTTTGTATCCACAAAACCTTGGATTTCAAATCGAAAACATTTACGATAAATATAGCAACATCGATTTGAAAACAAGAGAATATTTAGGAAATGAGTTACTTTTCCCAGAATTTGCGCAAAAATCAAATACTTTTTGGTGTGAATTGCCTATTGTTTCCCTAGAAACCCCCGCACCAAAAAATAGAAAAGAGTGGAATTTTCAAAAGAAACAACAATATTTTCAAAAGAACCGACAATCGTGGGGAACAAATATTTTTAGCTTTTTACATTTAAATTCGATAATATTGTCGTATCTTGTAACACCGATTGCAATTTTGCTATTTCCTCAATATATTATCGAAATTGCGAGTTGTTTTGTAGCATTTTGGGCAATCAGATGGATGTATTTTTCCATATATTTCAACAAAATTAATCAAAAAGATTTAAAAATATGGTATCCTTTTTTTGAAATTTCTTGGTTGATAGGCAATATCAAATGGTTTCCTTATACATTAAAGAAATAA
- the ribH gene encoding 6,7-dimethyl-8-ribityllumazine synthase: MATANKNLSNYDKNQLINAKDLKFGVVVSEWNDEITNGLYNGVLETLLDCGATTDNIIKWDVPGSFELIFGCKKMHETYQLDCVIAIGCVIEGETKHFDFVCEGVTQGIKDLNIKYDIPTIFCVLTDKNIQQSRDRSGGAHGNKGVEAAVAALKMIALNQ, from the coding sequence ATGGCAACAGCAAATAAAAATTTATCAAATTACGACAAAAACCAATTAATCAACGCCAAAGATTTGAAGTTTGGTGTGGTAGTTTCGGAATGGAATGACGAAATTACCAATGGTTTATACAATGGAGTTTTAGAAACTTTGTTGGATTGTGGTGCTACGACAGATAACATCATCAAATGGGATGTGCCAGGTAGTTTTGAATTGATTTTTGGTTGTAAAAAAATGCACGAAACCTACCAATTGGATTGTGTGATTGCAATCGGTTGTGTAATTGAAGGCGAAACCAAACATTTTGACTTTGTATGTGAGGGAGTTACACAAGGAATCAAAGATTTGAACATCAAATACGATATTCCTACAATTTTCTGTGTATTGACGGATAAAAATATACAACAATCAAGAGATAGAAGTGGTGGAGCTCACGGAAATAAAGGAGTAGAAGCCGCAGTTGCTGCTTTGAAGATGATAGCGTTGAATCAATGA
- a CDS encoding NlpC/P60 family protein yields the protein MYAICNLSIVALRAEASDKSEMISQVLFGEVFEIIEKREKWSYIRLQTDQYHGWIDNKQYLEISEHNFYSISHLPKIFNSGFIEYVSNNKRALSVPLGAELSFMQNKDLNPEQFIFEGEPTTGIKTREQLLQTAFMYLEAPYLWGGKTPFGIDCSGFTQMVYRLSGYFIPRDACDQAKIGEPLSFIEESEVGDLAFFDNEEGRIVHVGMIMQDNHIIHAHGKVRIDRLDHLGILNVDSGRHTHKLRVIKKII from the coding sequence ATGTATGCCATTTGTAATTTATCAATTGTAGCCTTGAGAGCAGAAGCCTCTGACAAAAGCGAAATGATTTCTCAAGTTTTGTTTGGAGAAGTTTTTGAAATTATAGAAAAACGCGAAAAATGGTCGTATATTCGTTTGCAAACCGATCAATATCATGGTTGGATCGATAATAAGCAGTATTTAGAAATTTCTGAACATAATTTTTATAGCATTAGTCATTTACCTAAAATTTTCAATTCAGGTTTTATTGAATATGTTTCCAATAACAAAAGAGCCTTGAGTGTTCCTTTAGGAGCAGAATTGTCTTTTATGCAAAACAAAGACTTAAATCCTGAACAATTTATTTTTGAAGGCGAACCTACAACTGGTATAAAAACGAGAGAACAATTGTTGCAAACAGCTTTTATGTATTTGGAAGCACCTTATTTGTGGGGAGGAAAAACCCCTTTTGGTATCGATTGTTCTGGTTTTACTCAAATGGTGTATCGCTTGTCTGGATATTTTATTCCTCGTGATGCTTGTGATCAAGCAAAAATAGGTGAGCCGTTGAGTTTTATCGAAGAAAGTGAAGTGGGGGATTTAGCCTTTTTTGACAATGAAGAAGGTAGAATTGTCCACGTGGGAATGATTATGCAAGACAATCATATTATTCATGCACATGGAAAAGTAAGAATAGACCGTTTGGATCATTTAGGAATATTGAATGTAGATTCGGGAAGACATACTCACAAATTGCGTGTTATAAAAAAAATCATTTAA
- a CDS encoding bestrophin family protein, which translates to MKVYNAKDWFKFIFTIHKSDTMRSLWPSMLLIGVFSTIIAYIEIDYLQLNQTSVLKNISIMHTSIGFVLSLLLVFRTNTAYDRWWEGRKMWGKLVNDSRNLAMKLTVVVPENRTDIKEFFANRIKLFAKVLHTHLTNESTKYMLDEDEHPEYDAYLKAQHPPTKVVSEMYTKLQEMSKEGILSAEDKININNNLNGFLDVAGACERIKNTPIPIAYALFIKKFIFIYVVTLPIGYVFSAGYFIVPLVMFIFYVLLSIELIAEEIEDPFNGGTDDLPTAKIAQNIGKNVGNLLK; encoded by the coding sequence ATGAAAGTTTACAATGCAAAAGATTGGTTTAAATTTATTTTTACCATTCACAAATCAGATACCATGCGTAGCCTGTGGCCAAGTATGTTGCTCATAGGAGTATTTTCTACAATCATTGCCTATATCGAAATAGATTACCTTCAACTCAATCAGACTTCGGTGTTGAAAAACATTTCCATTATGCACACATCGATTGGTTTTGTGTTGTCGTTGTTGCTTGTATTCCGTACCAATACAGCATACGACCGTTGGTGGGAAGGTAGAAAAATGTGGGGAAAATTGGTAAATGATTCTCGCAATCTAGCTATGAAATTGACCGTTGTAGTTCCAGAAAATCGCACAGATATTAAAGAGTTTTTTGCCAATAGAATAAAATTGTTTGCCAAGGTTTTGCATACACATTTGACCAACGAATCGACCAAATACATGCTCGACGAAGACGAACATCCAGAGTACGATGCTTATTTAAAAGCACAACATCCGCCTACAAAAGTGGTAAGTGAAATGTATACTAAACTGCAAGAAATGAGCAAAGAAGGTATATTATCAGCAGAAGACAAAATCAACATCAACAACAATTTAAACGGTTTTCTCGATGTGGCAGGTGCTTGTGAACGCATCAAAAATACACCCATCCCGATTGCCTACGCATTGTTTATCAAAAAGTTTATATTTATTTATGTAGTTACACTACCCATCGGTTATGTGTTTTCTGCAGGATATTTTATTGTACCCTTGGTAATGTTTATTTTTTATGTGCTTTTGAGTATCGAATTGATTGCCGAAGAAATCGAAGATCCATTCAACGGAGGGACAGATGATTTACCAACAGCAAAAATTGCTCAAAACATTGGAAAAAATGTAGGAAATTTGTTGAAATAA
- a CDS encoding RNA polymerase sigma factor: MKNNILHLISDALKGDQTAYTKIHELYYKEVYLYILKKSMNEEEAHDISMLAFEKAFEKLNTYKSEYKFSTWLITIAKNFYIDSLKRKEKESFIEIENEDNVLINFAESDDCIEDELIYEQKLAELKQHIKELKPQYQQIIELRYFHEKSYQEIADIIDEPLNNVKVKLLRAKKL; encoded by the coding sequence ATGAAAAACAATATTTTACATTTAATTTCAGATGCTCTAAAAGGAGATCAAACAGCATACACCAAAATTCACGAATTATACTATAAAGAGGTCTATCTTTATATTCTAAAAAAATCCATGAATGAGGAGGAAGCTCACGATATTTCTATGCTGGCTTTTGAAAAAGCTTTTGAAAAACTGAACACCTACAAGTCTGAATATAAGTTTAGTACTTGGTTGATTACCATTGCCAAAAATTTCTACATTGACAGTTTGAAGCGAAAAGAAAAAGAATCATTTATCGAAATTGAAAACGAAGACAATGTTTTGATAAATTTTGCTGAATCTGATGATTGTATCGAAGACGAATTGATTTACGAACAAAAATTAGCAGAATTAAAGCAGCATATCAAAGAATTAAAACCACAATATCAGCAAATTATCGAATTGAGGTATTTTCACGAAAAATCATATCAAGAAATTGCCGACATCATCGACGAACCGCTCAACAATGTAAAAGTAAAATTACTTAGGGCTAAAAAGCTCTGA
- a CDS encoding DNA replication/repair protein RecF, producing MYLNGLHIVNFKNISQKSFSFPKKINCFVGKNGMGKTNILDAIYYLSQGKSYFNSVAQQNIKHEEDFFLLDGHFVKNDANEHIVCSIKKGNKKNLKRNGKAYTKFSEHIGLIPLVIISPADQDLILEGSETRRKFIDSVISQQDSVYLQQLITYQKIISQRNALLKNFYLSNSFDLSTLEIYNQQLIPLAEHIHNKRKIFLDEFSQVFLEYYQQISGNLEQVSIRYESALHTDSMSDLLALYLSKDRALQYTSQGIHKDDLVFEINGYPIKKFGSQGQQKSFLIALKLAQFDFLKKQSGILPILLFDDIFDKLDSSRVQQIIQMVNQERFGQLFITDTHLDRTEEIVQSTDLDYEIFEIK from the coding sequence ATGTATTTAAACGGGCTACATATTGTAAATTTTAAAAACATCTCACAAAAATCGTTTTCTTTTCCTAAGAAAATCAATTGTTTTGTGGGAAAAAACGGTATGGGAAAAACCAACATTCTCGATGCTATTTACTATCTTTCACAAGGTAAGAGTTATTTCAATAGTGTTGCTCAGCAAAACATAAAACACGAAGAAGATTTCTTTTTATTGGACGGACATTTTGTAAAAAACGATGCAAACGAACACATTGTTTGCAGTATAAAAAAAGGCAATAAAAAGAACCTAAAACGCAACGGAAAGGCATATACCAAATTTTCCGAACACATCGGTTTGATTCCCTTGGTGATAATCTCTCCTGCTGATCAGGATTTGATTTTGGAAGGTAGTGAAACACGAAGAAAATTTATTGATTCAGTTATTTCTCAACAAGATAGCGTATATTTACAACAATTAATTACATATCAAAAAATCATTTCTCAGCGAAACGCCTTGTTGAAAAATTTTTATCTTTCCAATTCATTTGATTTATCAACATTGGAAATTTACAACCAGCAACTAATACCTTTAGCCGAACATATTCACAATAAGCGAAAGATTTTTTTAGATGAATTTTCTCAAGTTTTTTTGGAATATTATCAACAAATTTCAGGCAATCTCGAGCAGGTTTCGATACGATACGAAAGTGCGTTACATACAGATTCGATGAGTGATTTATTGGCACTGTATTTATCCAAAGACCGAGCCTTGCAATACACTAGTCAAGGTATTCACAAAGACGATTTGGTATTTGAAATCAACGGTTATCCAATAAAAAAGTTTGGTTCGCAAGGACAGCAAAAATCTTTTTTGATTGCGTTGAAATTGGCTCAATTCGACTTTTTGAAAAAACAAAGCGGAATATTGCCAATTTTGCTTTTTGATGACATATTCGATAAATTGGACAGTTCGCGAGTACAACAAATCATTCAAATGGTCAATCAAGAGCGATTTGGGCAGTTGTTTATCACCGACACCCATTTAGACCGCACCGAAGAAATTGTACAATCTACCGATTTGGATTACGAGATTTTTGAGATAAAATAA
- a CDS encoding DUF3078 domain-containing protein yields the protein MKIKSLFYFLLILVFNQNFAQEIKNDSLEIPRKQLSIDEFYRNHFSVFDTLKVHNDTLFVRPIVVERKTFLTNTEITSNQSGGYNKVTLNEYQVVVKGKSNKLSYFQTPKILPLVYDNRPMPTEDVPFDYWSEERSFTSYWKYKNTIGIDMNQGSFVNWSAGGYNSISGIMKGHFQALHEKGRIIWQNDLKINYGVNKQEEREMRKTEDVIALNSTFGYRTSVNSRWYYSSKMTFNSQVANGYAYPNITDKISTFFAPAYLFLGIGAEYASKNNKLQLYTSPATLKSTFVLDQTLANSGAFGVKGAVYNEEGALLSKGKRSKNELGILLTSQYKTPLMKNVLLDTKCTLYTDYLHNFGNIDIDWHLSIEMKVNNFIKATLSGQLIYDDDIKNKRTIGEEQITEGPKPQIKQLLGVGMVFSF from the coding sequence ATGAAAATAAAATCATTGTTTTATTTCTTATTGATACTTGTTTTCAATCAAAATTTTGCTCAAGAAATCAAAAATGATTCTCTTGAAATACCTCGAAAGCAACTTTCGATTGACGAATTTTATCGCAATCATTTTTCTGTATTTGATACTTTAAAAGTGCATAATGACACTTTATTTGTTCGTCCTATAGTCGTTGAAAGAAAAACTTTTTTAACTAATACAGAAATTACTTCCAATCAAAGTGGTGGTTATAATAAAGTTACGCTCAATGAATATCAAGTAGTTGTCAAAGGGAAAAGCAATAAGTTGTCTTATTTTCAGACTCCTAAGATTTTACCTTTGGTTTATGACAATCGTCCAATGCCTACAGAAGATGTTCCTTTTGACTATTGGAGTGAGGAGCGATCTTTTACTAGTTATTGGAAATACAAAAACACGATAGGAATCGATATGAATCAAGGATCATTTGTCAATTGGAGTGCCGGTGGATACAATTCGATTTCGGGTATTATGAAAGGACATTTTCAAGCTTTGCACGAAAAAGGACGAATAATATGGCAAAACGATCTGAAAATCAATTATGGAGTCAATAAACAAGAAGAACGAGAAATGCGTAAAACGGAGGATGTTATCGCTTTAAACTCTACTTTTGGTTACCGAACTTCAGTCAATTCACGATGGTATTATTCTAGTAAAATGACTTTTAACTCTCAGGTAGCCAATGGATATGCCTATCCAAATATTACGGATAAAATTTCAACTTTTTTTGCACCTGCTTATTTGTTTTTGGGGATAGGAGCTGAGTACGCATCAAAGAATAATAAATTGCAATTATATACTTCACCTGCAACTTTAAAATCTACTTTCGTTCTGGATCAAACCTTGGCAAATAGTGGAGCATTTGGGGTAAAAGGAGCCGTTTATAACGAAGAAGGAGCGTTGCTTTCCAAAGGAAAAAGAAGTAAAAACGAATTAGGTATTTTATTGACTTCGCAATATAAAACGCCGTTGATGAAAAATGTTTTACTTGATACTAAGTGTACTTTATATACCGATTATTTACACAATTTCGGAAATATCGATATCGATTGGCATTTGTCTATAGAGATGAAAGTAAATAATTTTATCAAAGCTACACTATCTGGTCAATTGATTTACGACGATGACATTAAAAATAAACGAACAATAGGTGAAGAACAGATAACCGAAGGACCAAAACCACAAATCAAACAGTTATTGGGAGTAGGTATGGTGTTTAGTTTTTAA
- the recG gene encoding ATP-dependent DNA helicase RecG — MQTRDILHTPIEFLKGVAQRADLLKKELQIFTFQDLLNFYPYKYLDRTKYYTIKELSPSITSEVQIIGKIIHIKTVEQKRGKRLVATFSDGERTMELVWFQGFKWVKEKLQINMPYVIFGKLNYFNGVYSMPHPEMEFLEDHKAQQKLALQPVYSSSEKLSQRGITNRTIQKMMEQVLQETHAFFVEIFPEYLIDKLKLLPKKESFINVHFPKNNELLSKAQFRLKFEELFLLQLQLLSKNIDNKKKIKGMPFEKIGPLFNDFYQNHLQFPLTNAQKRVLREIRSDLAKPVQMNRLLQGDVGAGKTIVAFMTMLMAIDNGFQACLMAPTEILAAQHYAGLKEYGDKINVKIALLMGSTKAKERREIHNQLEDGSLQILIGTHALLEDKVVFNKLGLAIIDEQHRFGVEQRSKLWRKNHIPPHILVMTATPIPRTLAMSLYGDLDISIIDELPPGRKPIDTRHFFEEKRALVWRFIRDEIAKGRQAYIVYPLIKESEKLDYQNLMEGFDIISQAFPLPEYAISIVHGQMTPQEKEFEMQRFVRNETQIMVATTVIEVGVNVPNASIMVIESAERFGLSQLHQLRGRVGRGAEQSYCILMTGSKLSNDTKVRMETMVRTNDGFEISEVDLKLRGQGDLMGKQQSGTMNLRIADLVKDQEILKLARAVAIEILKKDLTLQDPNHASLNWALQQMNAKNNIWNHIS, encoded by the coding sequence ATGCAAACACGAGATATTTTACATACTCCGATTGAGTTTTTGAAAGGCGTGGCACAAAGGGCTGACTTGCTCAAGAAAGAATTGCAAATTTTTACCTTTCAAGATTTACTCAATTTTTATCCGTACAAATATCTCGACCGCACCAAATACTACACTATCAAAGAATTATCTCCTTCCATTACTTCCGAAGTGCAAATCATCGGGAAAATCATTCACATAAAAACTGTGGAACAAAAAAGAGGCAAACGACTCGTTGCTACATTTTCAGATGGCGAACGAACTATGGAACTCGTTTGGTTTCAAGGTTTTAAATGGGTAAAAGAGAAACTACAAATCAATATGCCGTATGTGATTTTTGGTAAATTGAACTATTTCAATGGCGTTTATTCGATGCCTCATCCCGAAATGGAATTTCTTGAAGATCACAAAGCTCAACAAAAATTGGCTTTACAACCTGTGTATTCTTCAAGTGAAAAACTTTCCCAAAGGGGAATTACCAACCGTACCATTCAAAAAATGATGGAACAAGTGTTGCAAGAAACTCATGCTTTTTTTGTGGAAATATTTCCTGAATATCTAATTGATAAACTAAAACTTTTACCTAAAAAAGAATCTTTTATCAATGTGCATTTTCCTAAAAATAACGAATTACTTAGCAAGGCTCAATTTCGATTGAAATTTGAAGAATTGTTTCTTTTACAACTACAATTACTTTCAAAAAACATTGATAATAAAAAGAAAATCAAAGGAATGCCTTTTGAAAAAATAGGTCCTTTGTTTAATGATTTTTATCAAAATCACTTACAATTTCCCTTGACCAATGCACAAAAACGCGTGTTGAGAGAAATTCGTTCGGACTTGGCAAAACCAGTGCAGATGAATCGTTTGCTACAAGGTGATGTAGGTGCTGGAAAAACCATCGTAGCGTTTATGACGATGCTTATGGCAATCGACAATGGTTTTCAGGCGTGTTTGATGGCTCCAACCGAAATTTTAGCAGCTCAGCATTACGCAGGATTGAAAGAATACGGCGATAAAATCAATGTAAAAATTGCCCTTTTAATGGGATCGACCAAGGCAAAAGAACGCCGAGAAATCCACAATCAGTTGGAAGATGGAAGTTTGCAAATTTTAATTGGAACTCACGCTCTTTTAGAAGATAAAGTGGTTTTCAATAAATTAGGATTGGCAATTATTGACGAGCAGCATCGTTTTGGGGTAGAACAACGCTCAAAATTATGGCGAAAAAACCACATTCCACCACATATTTTGGTGATGACCGCAACACCTATTCCTCGTACATTGGCAATGAGTTTGTACGGAGATTTGGATATTTCAATTATTGACGAATTACCACCTGGTAGAAAACCTATCGACACACGACATTTTTTTGAGGAAAAAAGAGCATTGGTTTGGAGATTTATCCGAGATGAAATTGCCAAAGGTAGACAGGCCTATATTGTATATCCGCTCATCAAAGAAAGCGAAAAACTGGATTATCAAAATCTAATGGAAGGTTTTGACATCATTTCTCAGGCTTTTCCATTGCCAGAATATGCGATAAGTATCGTACACGGACAGATGACTCCGCAGGAAAAAGAGTTTGAAATGCAACGATTTGTACGCAACGAAACTCAAATTATGGTAGCAACAACCGTGATAGAAGTTGGGGTAAATGTACCGAACGCTTCGATAATGGTTATTGAAAGTGCCGAACGATTTGGTTTGTCGCAATTGCATCAGCTGAGAGGTCGTGTGGGGCGTGGTGCCGAGCAGAGTTATTGCATTTTGATGACGGGGAGTAAGTTGAGTAACGACACCAAAGTTCGTATGGAAACGATGGTTCGCACCAACGATGGTTTTGAAATTTCGGAAGTAGATTTAAAACTCAGAGGTCAAGGCGATTTGATGGGAAAACAACAAAGTGGTACAATGAATTTACGCATAGCCGACTTAGTAAAAGATCAAGAAATTCTAAAACTTGCCCGAGCCGTTGCTATCGAAATTTTGAAAAAAGATTTAACACTTCAAGACCCAAATCACGCTTCATTGAATTGGGCTTTACAACAAATGAATGCTAAAAACAACATTTGGAATCATATAAGTTAA
- the murB gene encoding UDP-N-acetylmuramate dehydrogenase, which produces MTHYPISLKKYNTFGIDAYAKHLVEANTEEDIIAFFENKPKNKEFLILNGGSNILITKNIDAWILKINLKGIEIVEENDNEVVVRVLAGENWHDFVLHSIENNWGGLENLSLIPGNVGSCPIQNIGAYGVEVKDVITTVESLNIYTLQKHIFTNEDCKFGYRDSIFKNEQKGKFVLTAVSFRLKKAPHQLKTSYGVIESELQKNNISQPTIKDISNAVIAIRNSKLPNPREIGNGGSFFKNPVIGKERFEQFIAQNPEAPHYIVDKLHIKIPAGWLIEQAGMKGYRKGDAGVHTKQALVLVNYGNATGNDILEVAYEVQNRVFEKFQITIEPEVNII; this is translated from the coding sequence ATGACCCACTACCCTATTTCACTAAAAAAATACAACACCTTTGGTATAGATGCCTATGCAAAGCATTTGGTAGAAGCAAATACTGAGGAAGACATCATTGCTTTCTTTGAAAACAAGCCTAAAAATAAAGAGTTTTTGATTCTAAATGGCGGTAGCAATATACTCATTACCAAAAATATCGATGCTTGGATATTGAAAATCAACTTGAAAGGTATCGAAATCGTTGAGGAAAACGACAATGAAGTCGTAGTACGAGTGTTGGCTGGTGAAAACTGGCACGATTTCGTTTTGCACAGCATCGAAAACAATTGGGGGGGATTGGAAAATTTATCGCTCATCCCTGGTAATGTGGGTTCGTGTCCGATTCAAAATATTGGTGCATATGGCGTGGAAGTAAAAGATGTCATCACTACTGTAGAATCCTTAAATATCTACACTTTACAAAAACACATTTTTACAAACGAAGATTGTAAATTTGGTTACAGAGATTCGATTTTCAAAAATGAACAAAAGGGAAAATTTGTCCTAACAGCGGTTTCTTTTCGCTTGAAAAAAGCTCCCCATCAATTGAAAACTTCGTATGGTGTGATTGAAAGCGAATTGCAAAAAAACAACATTTCTCAACCGACGATAAAAGACATTAGCAATGCGGTAATTGCAATTAGAAATTCAAAATTGCCTAATCCGAGAGAAATTGGAAACGGTGGAAGTTTTTTCAAAAATCCAGTAATTGGTAAAGAGCGATTTGAGCAATTTATCGCTCAAAATCCAGAAGCACCGCATTATATTGTAGATAAACTTCACATCAAAATTCCTGCGGGTTGGCTTATCGAACAAGCTGGAATGAAAGGCTACCGCAAAGGCGATGCAGGGGTGCATACAAAACAAGCCTTGGTGTTGGTCAACTATGGAAACGCTACTGGAAATGACATTTTGGAAGTTGCTTATGAAGTACAAAATCGCGTGTTTGAAAAATTTCAAATTACCATCGAACCCGAAGTAAACATTATCTAA
- a CDS encoding tetratricopeptide repeat protein — translation MATYNKRGYKQPKPKAEKEELLEEQVRINEQDSETAEVFNTLDDNASKVGGWFSRNSKAIFYGIGGVALVAAGWAGYNAFVVEPKQEEAANELFQAQNYFAEALNSQSADSLYNLVLKGGEGKMGVLNVIDSYKGTDAENLAQYYAGTSYYKLKDYKKAIEHLSNFQADDEITKSMSLGMIGDAFSELKQYDNALEYYTKAAGISRNSYTAPRWAFKAGIVALELNKKAEALKFFTDIEENYKSSVEAMNIDVYIGLAQ, via the coding sequence ATGGCAACTTATAATAAAAGAGGATACAAACAGCCAAAACCAAAGGCAGAAAAAGAAGAATTATTAGAAGAACAAGTGAGAATAAATGAGCAAGATAGCGAAACAGCTGAAGTGTTTAATACTTTAGACGACAATGCATCAAAAGTAGGAGGATGGTTTTCAAGAAATTCTAAAGCTATTTTTTATGGTATTGGTGGTGTAGCGTTGGTTGCAGCTGGATGGGCTGGATACAATGCTTTTGTTGTAGAGCCGAAACAAGAAGAAGCTGCTAATGAATTGTTTCAAGCTCAAAATTATTTTGCAGAAGCGTTGAATTCTCAATCTGCGGATTCATTGTACAACTTGGTGTTGAAAGGTGGTGAAGGAAAAATGGGAGTTTTGAATGTAATTGATTCATATAAAGGTACTGACGCTGAAAATTTGGCTCAATACTACGCTGGAACTTCATATTACAAATTGAAAGATTACAAAAAAGCAATCGAACATTTGAGTAATTTCCAAGCAGATGATGAAATCACAAAATCAATGTCTTTGGGAATGATTGGGGATGCATTTTCTGAATTGAAACAATATGATAATGCCTTGGAATACTATACAAAAGCAGCTGGAATTTCTAGAAATTCATACACAGCACCTCGTTGGGCATTCAAAGCAGGTATCGTAGCGTTGGAATTGAACAAAAAAGCCGAGGCATTGAAATTTTTTACAGATATCGAAGAAAATTACAAATCGTCTGTAGAAGCAATGAATATCGATGTATATATAGGATTGGCACAATAA